The Methanococcoides methylutens MM1 genome has a window encoding:
- the purS gene encoding phosphoribosylformylglycinamidine synthase subunit PurS has protein sequence MQYRAEVTIELKPGMLDPEGTTIRRALEHLGYHTNELRTSKRYIIDLEEESAEMAEQKVDEMCQKLIANPIIHNYTIEMREA, from the coding sequence ATGCAATATCGTGCAGAAGTAACAATCGAGCTTAAACCGGGAATGCTGGACCCGGAAGGTACTACCATCAGAAGGGCATTGGAGCACCTTGGATACCACACAAACGAACTGAGGACATCAAAGAGATATATCATTGACCTTGAGGAAGAGTCCGCTGAAATGGCAGAGCAAAAGGTCGATGAGATGTGCCAGAAGCTTATCGCAAACCCGATCATCCACAATTATACTATCGAAATGAGGGAAGCTTAA
- a CDS encoding type II secretion system F family protein produces MTEDISREKGREDEIQEDIPDMIDDTEDQEIFQDSSSEYDQNSDPSSYSDPEFSDEAKNPDVTNVSSVKRKVSFLDNIKSKISGGPKKDSGTFDKFFDHLTIFKKIPFALLGDRIQARKEKYENLQVQLFQARVPLSYEMYVSNAIFYSVLCCIFGVILGLILSYIVVSVVGLPATLTNLEFSQSTSWILQFKSLFVSFFITVLFAAMIGGATYGLFMLYPGFKAGERKGDIDRHLPYAVTFMYALSKGGMNIIEVFRLLARSEDTYGEVSKEIDAILREMDYFGHDLRTAISNISDITPSERFQDLMQNLLTIIDSGGSIPRYFQDKSDQYLQKSIVDQKGFLETLALLAESYVTAFVAGPLFIIILGVMMAVMGSGSETMVYAIIYAVLPIGSLMFVVMISIITPSESGEPDELPTSLILDHGIPQMPEYLEPVYDEVGELIDETEEKVHERGLYEDLASSKKSLAIRNFLMNPLVPLVDKPLYTLAITLPIAFLSILIPFWLNKGNLYTTTDIVAFIDDYIVLGLFMVIVPLAIFHEVKSHRKKSLEKQFPDFLKKLASTNETGMTLRDSIKLMANSGKGSFGREVHRIWRDIFWGMNVNDSLIRFANRLRTHVIARSMTLITKANESSGDVGEVLLVAARDAASEQAMKRERSMNMMIYIVIIYIAFFVFVGVIYVISTTFLAEMANAGEKMAEAGTQAGGFLGNFDLDAYTRLFMHASLLQGLSSGLMAGAMGEGNVLSGLKHSIVMITIGYLIFTLFV; encoded by the coding sequence GTGACAGAAGACATATCCCGGGAAAAGGGCCGTGAAGACGAGATTCAGGAAGATATTCCTGATATGATTGACGATACTGAAGATCAGGAGATCTTTCAGGATTCTTCATCAGAATACGATCAAAATTCAGATCCTTCTTCATACTCCGATCCTGAATTCTCAGATGAGGCTAAAAATCCCGATGTTACCAATGTTTCTTCAGTTAAGCGAAAGGTTTCGTTCCTGGACAATATAAAAAGCAAGATCTCCGGAGGACCAAAAAAGGATTCGGGTACGTTTGATAAGTTCTTCGATCACCTTACTATCTTTAAAAAGATACCTTTTGCATTACTCGGTGACAGGATACAGGCAAGGAAAGAGAAATATGAAAATTTGCAGGTGCAGCTTTTCCAGGCACGTGTGCCACTTTCATATGAGATGTATGTCTCGAATGCGATCTTCTATTCAGTGCTTTGCTGTATATTTGGAGTTATTCTTGGTCTGATCCTTTCATATATTGTTGTCAGTGTGGTCGGGCTTCCTGCTACCCTCACAAATCTGGAGTTCAGCCAGTCCACTTCATGGATCCTGCAGTTCAAGTCATTATTCGTCAGCTTTTTTATAACGGTTCTGTTTGCTGCAATGATCGGAGGTGCCACCTATGGCCTGTTCATGCTTTACCCCGGATTTAAGGCAGGTGAACGTAAAGGCGATATAGACAGGCATTTGCCCTATGCTGTGACTTTCATGTATGCCCTTTCTAAGGGTGGAATGAACATCATAGAGGTATTCAGGCTCCTTGCCCGCTCTGAGGATACTTATGGAGAAGTATCGAAAGAGATCGATGCCATCCTTCGTGAGATGGACTACTTCGGACACGACCTGAGAACAGCTATCTCTAACATCAGTGATATCACACCTTCGGAAAGGTTCCAGGACCTTATGCAGAACCTGCTGACCATCATAGACAGTGGTGGAAGTATTCCGCGTTATTTCCAGGACAAATCTGATCAGTATCTCCAAAAATCCATTGTGGACCAGAAAGGTTTCCTTGAGACCCTGGCATTGCTGGCAGAGTCCTATGTAACTGCATTCGTTGCAGGTCCTCTCTTTATTATCATACTTGGTGTCATGATGGCTGTAATGGGTTCCGGCTCAGAGACAATGGTATATGCCATCATCTATGCAGTGTTGCCTATCGGTTCGCTCATGTTCGTCGTGATGATAAGCATAATCACTCCAAGTGAGAGTGGTGAGCCTGATGAACTGCCTACTTCCCTTATCCTTGACCATGGTATCCCTCAGATGCCTGAATATCTTGAACCGGTCTATGACGAGGTAGGTGAGCTTATCGATGAGACCGAGGAAAAGGTACATGAAAGGGGATTGTATGAGGACCTTGCAAGTTCCAAGAAATCACTGGCAATTAGGAATTTCCTGATGAATCCTCTCGTTCCATTGGTTGACAAACCACTTTACACACTCGCTATCACTTTGCCAATTGCATTCCTTTCAATTCTTATCCCGTTCTGGTTGAACAAAGGGAACCTTTATACAACAACTGACATCGTTGCTTTTATTGATGATTATATCGTGCTTGGACTCTTCATGGTGATAGTTCCTCTTGCTATTTTCCACGAGGTAAAATCTCACAGGAAGAAGAGCCTTGAGAAACAGTTTCCTGATTTCCTGAAAAAACTTGCAAGTACCAATGAGACCGGAATGACCTTGCGTGATTCCATAAAGCTCATGGCAAATTCAGGAAAAGGCAGCTTTGGAAGAGAAGTTCACAGGATATGGAGGGACATCTTCTGGGGAATGAACGTAAATGATTCCCTTATCAGGTTTGCCAACAGGCTGAGGACGCATGTGATCGCCCGTTCAATGACCCTTATCACAAAGGCCAACGAATCAAGCGGTGATGTGGGTGAAGTACTTCTGGTAGCCGCACGTGATGCTGCATCAGAACAGGCCATGAAGCGTGAGCGTTCAATGAACATGATGATCTATATTGTCATCATTTACATTGCGTTCTTCGTGTTCGTTGGTGTCATATATGTTATCTCCACAACCTTCCTGGCAGAGATGGCAAATGCCGGCGAAAAGATGGCTGAAGCAGGTACTCAGGCCGGAGGCTTCCTCGGGAATTTTGACCTTGATGCATACACCCGCCTTTTCATGCACGCTTCCCTTCTGCAGGGATTAAGCTCAGGTCTTATGGCAGGTGCAATGGGTGAAGGTAATGTACTTTCAGGACTTAAACACTCAATTGTCATGATCACAATCGGCTATCTTATATTCACCCTGTTCGTATGA
- the purQ gene encoding phosphoribosylformylglycinamidine synthase subunit PurQ: MTIAIIEFGGSNCNLDVLHVLEDVVGADAERVWYKETDLDRFEGAVIPGGFSYGDYLRSGAIASRTPIMNSVKKMADEGKPVMGICNGFQILTESGLLDGALTTNEYPKFRCEWTSLRVETTDSPFTSAFKEGEIIRIPIAHMDGNFYADEPTLSAMEDEELVAFRYVNSEGRVTDEANPNGSQENIAGILNHKRNVMGLMPHPERASESVLGSDDGVRMFKSMVEYISSR, from the coding sequence ATGACAATCGCCATCATAGAGTTTGGTGGAAGTAATTGTAATCTTGATGTTCTCCACGTACTGGAAGATGTTGTCGGTGCAGATGCAGAACGTGTATGGTACAAGGAAACAGATCTTGACAGGTTCGAAGGTGCAGTGATCCCCGGCGGATTCTCCTACGGTGACTACCTGCGCTCAGGTGCTATCGCATCCCGTACACCCATCATGAATTCCGTAAAAAAGATGGCAGATGAAGGAAAGCCTGTCATGGGTATCTGCAATGGATTCCAGATACTTACCGAATCCGGACTCCTCGATGGTGCCCTGACAACCAACGAATATCCAAAGTTCAGATGCGAGTGGACCAGCCTGAGGGTTGAGACCACAGATTCACCATTTACTTCCGCTTTCAAGGAAGGAGAGATCATCCGCATACCCATCGCTCACATGGATGGTAATTTCTATGCTGATGAACCAACCCTTTCAGCAATGGAAGATGAAGAGCTTGTAGCCTTCAGGTATGTGAACAGCGAAGGTCGCGTGACCGACGAGGCAAACCCTAACGGCTCACAGGAGAACATTGCAGGAATACTGAACCATAAGAGAAACGTAATGGGACTCATGCCACACCCGGAGAGAGCATCAGAATCCGTTCTGGGTTCCGATGACGGTGTCAGGATGTTCAAGTCTATGGTAGAGTATATTTCTAGCAGGTGA
- a CDS encoding CDP-alcohol phosphatidyltransferase family protein, giving the protein MPLAKNIPISPNILTIIGLLISVIAAFEFAIGDLIMGAIFIMLSGIFDVLDGAVARASGNITPFGGVLDSVCDRYADAVIFAGIIYGSINGSIYQPALLQAPLWLWCVLALIGSYMVSYTRARAEAAGSTSMNVGVAERSERLIILVLGALTGYILIAVAVIAVLAHVTLIQRILNAKQTL; this is encoded by the coding sequence TTGCCGCTTGCAAAGAACATTCCGATTTCACCAAATATACTGACGATCATCGGACTGCTTATCAGTGTTATCGCAGCCTTTGAGTTTGCCATCGGCGATCTTATCATGGGAGCAATATTCATAATGCTAAGCGGTATTTTCGATGTCCTTGACGGTGCGGTTGCAAGGGCCTCAGGAAACATAACACCTTTTGGAGGCGTATTGGACTCTGTCTGTGACAGGTATGCAGATGCTGTCATCTTTGCAGGGATCATCTATGGATCCATCAACGGGAGTATCTACCAGCCTGCACTTCTACAGGCACCGCTGTGGCTTTGGTGTGTTCTCGCACTGATCGGTTCATACATGGTCAGCTATACTCGCGCCAGGGCAGAGGCCGCAGGGTCGACCTCGATGAACGTAGGGGTCGCTGAGAGGTCTGAAAGACTTATTATACTTGTACTGGGAGCATTAACTGGATACATACTAATAGCAGTAGCCGTGATAGCTGTTCTCGCACATGTCACCCTTATACAAAGAATATTAAATGCAAAACAAACATTATGA
- the rnhB gene encoding ribonuclease HII, with protein sequence MKIVGIDEAGKGPVIGPMCIGGVRIDKSKSNAFKNLGVADSKKLSPKKREHLAAQIKKYADDYFVFEVSPGQIDELRKLMSMNDIMVLGFGNVIEKLRGDEIYVDAADVKEERFGKRLLDNYMKEHPDAAAPKIVSKHGADDLFPVVSAASIVAKVRRDELIEDLKKEIGVDFGSGYPSDPKTKKFLQNWYDEHGSLPDIVRHSWKTAQNIVGK encoded by the coding sequence ATGAAGATCGTGGGAATCGATGAAGCCGGAAAAGGGCCTGTAATAGGTCCTATGTGCATTGGTGGCGTGAGGATTGATAAAAGCAAGAGCAATGCCTTTAAGAATCTCGGGGTTGCCGATTCAAAGAAACTTTCACCTAAAAAAAGAGAACATCTTGCAGCCCAGATAAAGAAGTATGCAGATGACTATTTTGTATTCGAGGTCTCACCCGGTCAGATCGACGAGCTCCGAAAACTGATGAGCATGAACGATATCATGGTCCTTGGCTTTGGGAATGTTATCGAGAAACTCCGGGGTGACGAGATATATGTGGATGCTGCGGATGTAAAGGAGGAACGTTTTGGAAAGCGCCTTCTTGATAATTATATGAAAGAACATCCTGATGCAGCCGCTCCAAAGATCGTCTCAAAGCACGGTGCAGATGACCTTTTCCCGGTTGTGTCCGCAGCTTCAATAGTTGCGAAGGTCAGGCGTGATGAGCTTATAGAAGATCTCAAAAAGGAGATCGGTGTTGATTTTGGAAGTGGATATCCCTCTGATCCCAAGACCAAGAAGTTCCTTCAAAACTGGTATGATGAGCATGGTTCCCTGCCGGATATCGTCAGGCATTCCTGGAAGACCGCACAGAACATTGTCGGGAAGTAA
- the pheT gene encoding phenylalanine--tRNA ligase subunit beta — MPIITLQYEDLESLTRSDKDTIIDRVPMIGADIERIEKESIDIEFFPDRPDLYSVEGVARAMRGFMNIETGLCQYDIAPSDIKIELDEQIENVRPVLGCAVVRGIKFTSSSIKSLMDLQESLHWGLGRNRKKVSIGVHDMANITPPFKYQAVDPDFKFVPLDFTEPMTMDQILAEHPKGVRFADILEGMNKYPLITDSKGDVLSFPPIINGTLTRVEESTTDLFIDVTGLGDAVYTALNIVVTALAERGGKVESVKIGYPDGTEKVTPDMTPRDLKLPRAEIDELIGVELTNEEIINELERMGFGASLADDGENFDIQVPSYRADILHNFDVIEDIAIGYGFDKIQSEFPKNATVGSAHPISLTSSAMREIMVSLGYSEVMPFTLTSQKVHFEWMCREETDDVTFVLHPISEDQTMVRTTILPNLMEIFSLNQHHELPQRIFEVGEVVVNAKNRLHLSAASIHAQANFTEIREVLDAVMRERDISYEVTESTDPAFIEGRCADIIVDGRKVGAMGELYPGVIVNFGLGQPVVAFEIDLSE, encoded by the coding sequence ATGCCAATAATTACCTTACAATATGAGGATCTGGAATCACTCACACGTTCAGACAAGGATACGATCATTGACCGCGTACCAATGATAGGTGCGGACATCGAGCGTATTGAAAAAGAATCCATAGACATTGAGTTCTTCCCCGACCGCCCTGACCTCTACAGTGTGGAAGGAGTAGCAAGGGCCATGCGCGGGTTCATGAACATCGAAACCGGCCTTTGTCAGTATGATATAGCACCATCGGACATTAAGATCGAGCTTGATGAGCAGATCGAGAACGTACGCCCGGTCCTTGGCTGTGCAGTTGTAAGAGGAATTAAGTTCACATCCAGTTCCATCAAATCACTGATGGACCTGCAGGAATCCCTCCACTGGGGTCTTGGAAGGAACAGGAAGAAGGTATCCATTGGCGTCCATGATATGGCAAACATCACTCCGCCATTCAAATACCAGGCAGTCGACCCGGATTTCAAATTTGTCCCTCTTGACTTCACAGAGCCAATGACAATGGACCAGATCCTTGCCGAGCATCCAAAGGGCGTCCGCTTTGCCGATATCCTTGAAGGAATGAATAAGTACCCGCTTATCACCGATTCAAAGGGAGATGTCCTCTCATTCCCACCGATCATTAACGGAACACTCACCAGAGTGGAAGAGAGCACAACAGACCTGTTCATTGATGTGACCGGTCTGGGAGACGCTGTCTACACCGCACTCAACATCGTGGTAACCGCTCTTGCAGAGAGAGGTGGCAAGGTCGAATCAGTGAAGATTGGCTATCCTGACGGGACCGAAAAAGTAACTCCCGACATGACACCTCGCGACCTTAAGCTCCCAAGGGCCGAGATCGATGAACTGATCGGCGTGGAACTTACCAACGAGGAGATCATCAACGAGCTGGAAAGAATGGGATTCGGTGCAAGCCTTGCTGACGATGGAGAGAACTTCGACATACAGGTCCCATCATACAGGGCTGACATACTGCACAACTTCGATGTGATCGAGGATATTGCCATCGGATACGGCTTTGACAAGATCCAGAGCGAGTTCCCGAAGAACGCTACAGTCGGTAGTGCACACCCGATCTCCCTTACAAGCAGCGCAATGCGCGAAATAATGGTAAGCCTGGGATACTCAGAAGTAATGCCTTTCACACTCACCAGCCAGAAGGTGCACTTTGAGTGGATGTGCCGTGAAGAAACAGATGATGTTACTTTCGTACTCCACCCCATAAGCGAGGACCAGACAATGGTCAGAACCACAATCCTACCAAACCTCATGGAGATCTTCTCCCTGAACCAGCACCATGAGCTGCCACAGCGTATCTTTGAGGTAGGAGAGGTCGTTGTGAACGCAAAGAACAGACTTCACCTTTCAGCTGCATCTATCCATGCACAGGCAAACTTCACAGAGATCAGGGAGGTCCTGGACGCTGTGATGAGGGAAAGGGACATCTCATACGAGGTTACCGAATCAACTGACCCTGCATTTATTGAAGGCAGGTGTGCTGATATCATTGTAGATGGAAGGAAGGTCGGAGCAATGGGGGAGCTCTATCCCGGAGTTATCGTCAACTTTGGTCTTGGCCAGCCAGTCGTTGCTTTTGAGATCGACCTTTCAGAATAA
- a CDS encoding sulfite exporter TauE/SafE family protein has product MDPIFYIAIVFLLSVLFSFLGMGGAIIYVPLLYWLGMDLLTAITIALLLNVVTTFSASITYIKKKMVDFHTAAPFIAASAIAAPFGAFISQSVPENTTLNVFSLIVALAGFTIIFSKRIGKSEKGLKASQKKRLILGISLGLFIGILAGMLGIGGGTFLVPALLLLGFGIKEAPATSALVVLFSSLFGFLSHIGNLQIDLFLLVGMGLTALVGGQIGSRLMYLRHDRLRIFFESYFSRILGVVLILISITIQYSLIGS; this is encoded by the coding sequence ATGGATCCAATTTTCTACATTGCCATCGTTTTCTTGCTTTCTGTCCTTTTCTCATTCCTGGGAATGGGTGGTGCCATAATCTATGTACCGCTTCTATACTGGCTTGGGATGGACCTTTTGACTGCGATCACGATCGCTTTGCTGTTGAATGTGGTTACAACATTTTCAGCATCCATAACCTATATCAAAAAAAAGATGGTGGATTTTCACACTGCAGCCCCCTTCATCGCAGCTTCAGCAATCGCTGCACCATTTGGGGCTTTCATATCACAGTCCGTTCCTGAAAATACAACGCTGAACGTGTTCAGCCTTATAGTGGCACTTGCAGGTTTTACCATAATATTCTCGAAGAGGATCGGAAAATCTGAAAAAGGCTTAAAAGCCAGTCAGAAAAAACGTTTGATCCTTGGCATATCCCTTGGTCTTTTCATCGGTATCCTTGCAGGTATGCTGGGGATTGGTGGGGGTACATTCCTGGTTCCTGCACTTCTGCTTCTGGGATTTGGGATAAAGGAAGCACCAGCCACATCCGCTCTTGTGGTTCTTTTCTCATCTCTCTTTGGTTTTCTCTCCCACATTGGTAATTTGCAGATCGATCTTTTCCTGCTTGTCGGAATGGGCCTGACCGCACTGGTGGGTGGTCAGATAGGTTCGCGCCTGATGTATCTTCGCCATGACAGGCTTCGTATATTCTTTGAGAGCTATTTCAGCAGGATATTGGGTGTTGTGTTAATTCTTATTTCGATAACTATACAGTATTCCCTTATAGGCAGCTAA
- a CDS encoding TrkA family potassium uptake protein codes for MITNEHLIVLGYGDVGKRIVEVFIENGVHFTVVDKNKAGFSNVDFEYVIGDGTDESVLKEAGIEKASTVIITLNTDTEAIFATLMARGLKPDCIIFSRANSVNSIDKLYKAGADYVGSLSIVAGQLLAKITSTCTKPECYQFYEDIVLYEGIEIQKFHLKEGSSMVDNSIGYLDIVGKFDCRIIGVERSGSVTTSLPSSFVLEVGDTIAVVGNREQIDKFRNVFIKQD; via the coding sequence ATGATAACCAATGAACATTTGATCGTACTTGGCTATGGGGACGTTGGTAAACGCATAGTTGAAGTATTTATTGAGAACGGTGTTCATTTCACAGTGGTCGACAAGAATAAGGCGGGATTTTCAAACGTCGATTTTGAATATGTTATTGGTGACGGTACAGATGAATCTGTTCTCAAAGAGGCAGGAATTGAAAAAGCATCAACAGTGATCATCACATTGAATACCGATACCGAAGCCATCTTTGCAACTCTTATGGCACGTGGTCTAAAGCCTGATTGTATAATATTCTCCCGTGCGAATTCGGTAAATTCCATTGATAAGCTTTACAAGGCCGGTGCGGATTATGTCGGATCGCTTTCTATCGTAGCCGGTCAATTGCTTGCGAAGATCACATCCACCTGTACAAAACCGGAATGCTATCAGTTTTATGAGGATATTGTGCTCTACGAAGGTATTGAGATCCAGAAGTTCCATCTTAAAGAAGGCTCTTCCATGGTTGATAACAGCATAGGCTATCTTGATATTGTAGGTAAGTTCGATTGTCGTATTATAGGTGTGGAAAGGAGTGGTTCTGTGACCACGTCCCTTCCTTCTTCCTTTGTTCTGGAGGTGGGAGATACCATCGCAGTTGTTGGAAACAGGGAGCAGATCGACAAGTTCAGGAATGTCTTCATTAAACAGGATTAA
- a CDS encoding type II/IV secretion system ATPase subunit, with the protein MVNEAEKNLNDSRTDGIEDADQENAVENKPDVAISGDSVQDIDEEDIEAVILSPRSRSRTHSDRPPTMNDPDSDSDEEFGILLPRSENFGRPEKEFRSNEGDWKPKGGYPQGFEPVTVDPEEFELSANRQQSVTETVPKMHIELTEEDIGADEPAPELPDAFGESDSKGIDAEKGASEGDLQEELLPAADEESTPAEKIGIKDKIKNLFRRENEEVEPYDPEVHGPLSEFTGVEGYEEIERYWIWEPYVFIVILYNEDLNDHIYYIVEPDLSDFENVFLTEIEDRLHNELLVEDIDETEDREVVLEKEIRDIIKDYAIEVTPAMLEKVFYYIKRDFIRFGKIDALMNDNSIEDVSGNGHSKPIFLYHRTYQNIATNIIFDEKELNSFIIQLAQKSGKHISVADPMVDATMPDGSRIQMTLGTSVTTHGSTFTIRKFSDVPITPVDLLKWGTFSSECMAYLWLCIENNKSLIYAGGTASGKTSSLNAVSLFIPEKAKIISLEDTRELKLPHPNWIPGVTRDSFTADDRGSVDMYDLLKAALRQRPEYLLVGEVRGKEALTLFQAMSTGHTTFSTMHADSVPSAIHRLENPPISVPRNMIQALDIMCIQAQTYSMGKRVRRNLKVVEIIDIDPNTRNVRTNDVFVWDSSTDTFHRTGDSKALMDIRMRRGWGAADVNRELRNRQRILEYLVDNNIDDFTEISGIINAYQSTPEKVLKELNML; encoded by the coding sequence ATGGTGAATGAGGCAGAAAAAAACCTGAATGACAGCAGGACTGATGGCATTGAAGATGCAGATCAGGAGAATGCCGTTGAAAATAAACCTGATGTGGCCATATCAGGTGATAGTGTTCAAGATATTGATGAAGAAGATATTGAAGCGGTAATATTGTCACCAAGGAGCAGGTCTAGAACACATTCTGATCGTCCTCCTACAATGAATGATCCTGATAGTGATTCAGATGAGGAGTTCGGCATCCTTTTACCCCGCTCGGAGAACTTTGGTCGTCCTGAAAAAGAATTCAGGTCAAATGAAGGTGACTGGAAACCTAAGGGCGGTTATCCTCAGGGGTTTGAACCTGTTACTGTTGATCCTGAAGAATTTGAATTATCTGCAAACAGGCAGCAAAGTGTGACAGAAACTGTCCCGAAAATGCACATTGAGCTTACAGAAGAGGATATTGGAGCTGACGAGCCGGCTCCGGAACTTCCAGATGCGTTCGGAGAAAGTGATTCCAAAGGCATTGATGCCGAAAAAGGGGCTTCTGAAGGGGATCTTCAGGAAGAACTCCTACCTGCAGCCGATGAGGAATCAACTCCTGCAGAAAAGATTGGTATCAAGGACAAGATCAAGAACCTCTTCAGAAGGGAAAATGAAGAGGTAGAACCTTATGATCCGGAAGTGCATGGCCCACTCTCTGAGTTTACAGGTGTTGAAGGTTATGAGGAAATTGAACGGTACTGGATCTGGGAGCCTTATGTCTTTATTGTTATTCTTTATAATGAGGATCTAAATGATCATATCTACTATATTGTCGAGCCTGACCTCTCTGATTTTGAAAATGTATTCCTGACCGAAATAGAGGACCGCCTTCACAATGAGCTTCTTGTAGAGGACATTGATGAGACCGAGGACCGGGAAGTAGTTCTTGAGAAAGAGATCCGTGACATCATCAAGGATTATGCTATCGAGGTAACTCCTGCGATGCTCGAAAAGGTCTTCTACTATATTAAGCGTGATTTCATCAGGTTCGGCAAGATCGATGCTTTGATGAATGATAATTCAATAGAGGATGTCTCAGGCAATGGCCACAGCAAGCCGATATTCCTTTATCACCGGACCTACCAGAACATTGCTACCAACATCATCTTTGATGAAAAGGAGCTTAACTCTTTCATAATCCAGCTTGCCCAGAAGAGTGGAAAGCACATCTCAGTGGCAGATCCTATGGTCGATGCGACCATGCCGGACGGTTCAAGGATCCAGATGACACTGGGTACCAGTGTTACGACGCATGGAAGTACATTTACTATAAGGAAGTTCAGTGACGTCCCTATCACTCCGGTAGACCTGCTGAAGTGGGGAACATTTTCTTCGGAATGCATGGCATATCTATGGCTATGCATTGAGAACAACAAGAGCCTGATCTATGCCGGTGGTACTGCATCCGGTAAGACCTCTTCGTTGAACGCGGTTTCATTGTTCATACCGGAAAAGGCCAAGATAATCTCCCTTGAAGATACAAGGGAACTGAAATTACCTCATCCAAACTGGATCCCTGGTGTTACAAGGGATTCCTTCACCGCGGATGACCGTGGTTCTGTGGATATGTATGACCTTCTTAAAGCCGCACTTCGTCAGCGTCCGGAATACCTCCTTGTGGGAGAAGTTCGTGGTAAAGAAGCACTTACTCTGTTCCAGGCAATGTCCACAGGACACACCACCTTCTCTACAATGCACGCTGATTCCGTACCTTCAGCTATCCACAGGCTTGAGAACCCGCCTATCAGTGTTCCACGTAATATGATACAGGCACTGGATATCATGTGCATCCAGGCACAGACCTATTCCATGGGCAAGCGTGTGAGAAGGAATCTGAAGGTCGTGGAGATCATTGATATCGATCCGAATACACGTAATGTCAGGACAAATGATGTTTTCGTATGGGATTCTTCCACTGATACTTTCCACAGGACAGGAGATTCAAAGGCCCTGATGGATATACGTATGAGAAGAGGCTGGGGTGCAGCGGACGTTAACCGGGAACTGAGGAACAGGCAGCGCATACTGGAATATTTGGTTGATAATAATATTGATGACTTCACAGAGATATCAGGTATTATCAATGCCTACCAGTCCACACCGGAAAAGGTGCTGAAGGAACTGAATATGTTATGA
- a CDS encoding rhomboid family intramembrane serine protease, with amino-acid sequence MNKGLKEEISKFHFLNVGWKDTDIFLLFLFIPSLLLILFILPDYLKFDHFILFPLDPKIETLFLSNYVHSSYSHLMGNMTFYLVIMFLIINFETNRRFFITSFLLFSFVLPFIVSFSMVHFIGLPFPVQGYSGIVSALVAYLMFAFYRYCKKYYYPKIGHEFIYFLIFLNLFLVLFHLNVPIYAYLAISMLLLVTAYINRPFFDYVSMKLHSFFRPGMIHNSSNIIIVYALLVYMLLVYFLIGLPLLIPENVVNEAGITNSLGHYTGYVFGLVSTLMLERFNKVF; translated from the coding sequence ATGAATAAGGGGCTCAAAGAAGAGATCAGCAAATTCCATTTCCTTAATGTAGGGTGGAAGGATACTGATATCTTTCTCCTGTTCCTTTTTATCCCATCTCTTCTTCTGATCCTGTTCATTCTGCCGGATTACCTGAAGTTTGACCACTTTATTCTTTTCCCATTGGATCCAAAGATAGAGACCCTATTTTTATCCAACTATGTCCATTCCTCGTATTCCCACCTCATGGGAAACATGACATTTTATCTGGTCATTATGTTCCTTATTATCAATTTCGAGACCAACAGGAGATTTTTCATTACATCGTTCCTGTTATTTTCTTTTGTATTGCCATTCATTGTTTCATTTTCAATGGTGCATTTCATTGGGCTTCCATTCCCCGTTCAGGGGTATTCAGGGATCGTGAGTGCTCTGGTAGCTTACCTGATGTTCGCTTTCTACAGGTATTGCAAGAAATATTATTATCCTAAGATCGGACATGAGTTCATTTATTTCTTAATTTTTCTGAACCTGTTCCTGGTGCTTTTCCATTTGAATGTTCCCATTTATGCATATCTGGCAATTTCCATGCTCCTGCTCGTAACTGCTTACATCAACAGGCCTTTCTTTGATTATGTTTCTATGAAGCTTCATTCGTTTTTCAGACCCGGCATGATACATAATTCATCAAATATTATTATTGTCTATGCCCTGCTGGTTTACATGCTCCTTGTATACTTCCTGATAGGTCTTCCTTTGCTGATACCTGAAAATGTTGTAAATGAGGCTGGTATAACCAATAGTCTGGGTCATTACACCGGCTATGTATTCGGGTTGGTGTCCACTCTTATGCTTGAGCGTTTCAATAAAGTATTCTAA